DNA sequence from the Methylacidiphilum kamchatkense Kam1 genome:
GGTCATGCAGATTATATCAAAAACATGATTACTGGGGCAGCCCAAATGGATGGGGCGATCTTGGTGGTAAGTGCGGCTGATGGTCCGATGCCTCAAACAAGAGAGCATATCCTTTTAGCCCGGCAAGTTGGGGTTCCCTATATCGTTGTTTTCCTTAATAAAGTGGATATGGTCGATGATAAGGAATTGCTGGAACTAGTCGAGCTCGAAGTAAGAGAGTTGTTGACTCAATATGGGTTTCCTGGAGATAAAATTCCGATTATCAAAGGGAGTGCCTTGAAGGCTCTCGAAGGCGATCCTGAATACGAAAAGAGCATTCTTGAGCTTGTTGAAGCGATGGACAATTATATTCCAATTCCAGAAAGACCTAAGGATCAACCCTTCCTGATGCCGATCGAAGATGTCTTCAACATTGAAGGTCGTGGTACCGTGGTCACAGGTAGAGTCGAGAGAGGAACATTAAAGCGGATGGAAGAAGTAGAGATTGTGGGGCTTAGGCCAACGATCAAGACAGTGGTGACAGACATAGAGATGTTTAGGAAGACTTTGGATACAGCGGAAGCAGGGGATAATGTTGGGATCTTGCTTCGAGGCATTAAAAAGGATGATGTGGAAAGAGGACAGGTCGTTGCTAAGCCTGGTACAATAACTCCCCATCATAAATTTAAGGCGCAGGTCTACGTTTTAAAGAAAGAAGAAGGAGGCAGACATACCGCTTTTTTCAATGGCTATAGGCCGCAATTTTTCTTCAGGACAACCGATGTGACCGGAACGGTTACATTGAAAGAAGGCGTGGAGATGGTCATGCCAGGGGATAATGTTGAATTTACGGTGGAGTTGATTTCTCCTATCGCCATGGAAAAGTCAATGCGCTTTGCCATTCGCGAAGGAGGAAAGACGGTAGGAGCGGGAGTTGTGACTGAAATTATTGAATAAAAGGGGCTTGAAAAACTGATCAAAAACAGTAAATTAGGGCAGTAGCTCAATTGGTAGAGTAGCGGTCTCCAAAACCGTCGGTTGGGGGTTCGAGTCCCTCCTGCCCTGTAATATAAAAATGGCTATTTCTTGGATCGAGGTTGTTAACATTGTTGTCCTTTTTTTGAGTGCAGCTCTCTTAGTCTGGCTCTGGAAGAAAAAGGGGACTTTGATTCGAGCTTTTATTGGAGAGGTGATCGTTGAGCTTAAAAAGTGTACATGGCCATGGGATCCAAAGGAAAAGGGGATAAGAAAGTATAAAGAATTGATTGATTCGACGTTGGCTGTGTCCATATATTCCATTATATTAGCGGCAATAGTGACTTCTGCTGATTTTATATTAGTAAGAGTAGTGCATTTTATAATAACACTACATTTTTAGTTGCAATGGAGGGGAGTCTTTGATCTCTTCTAATTAGAGAACAAGTACAGTAAGGATGAAAGTGGAATATTCTAATGCGCCAATAGATGAGATTGCTGCAAAATCTCAGAAAATGCAATGGTATGCCTTACATGTTCTTTCTGGACAGGAAGAAAAAGTTAAAAAAAATTTAGAAAAGAGGATCAAGACCGAAGAAATGCAGGATCTTGTTGGCGAGGTGATTATTCCGGTAGAAAGAGTATCAGAAGTCCGAAAGGGGAAAAGAATTGAGGTTAATAGAAAACTCTATCCAGGCTATGTATTTATCCAGATTCAATTAAGGGATAGTTCTGGAAAGTTAATTGAGCGCTGTTGGTATTTTATTCGAGATACTCCTGGCGTGATAGGATTTGCGGATGGAGAAAATCCTTTACCTATGCCCAAGGAACAAGTCGAGGGGATGTTGAGGCAAGTTCAGGAAAGGACAGAAAGTATTTTACCCAAAACTGTTTTCTCCGTTGGAGATCGAGTTAAAGTGGGAGATGGGCCGTTTTTGAATTCCGAGGGAGTAGTTGAGGAGGTTGATTTGGAAAGAGGCAAACTGAGGGTTTCTGTTAATATTTTTGGGCGTTCTACCCCAGTGGAACTTGAGTATTGGCAAGTAGAAAAGGCAACTTAAAATTTATCTTTGATCCAAAGCTCATTCTATTGCAAGGAATCATTTTAAAAATTGGGAAAAATTATGGCTAAAGAAGTGAGTGCTATTGTTCGGTTGCAGATACCTGCTGGCCAGGCTAATCCTGCTCCTCCAGTTGGTCCGGCCTTAGGACAGCATGGGGTTAATATTATGGCATTTTGTAAGGAATTTAATGCGGCAACTCAGAAGGAAGCAGGGAACATATTGCCCGTGGTAATTACTATCTATAAAGACAAGACATTTACTTTCATAACGAAGTCCCCACCCGCTTCTGTATTACTTAAGAAGGCCGCCAACATCGCTAGTGGTTCTAAAGAGCCAAACCGAACGAAAGTGGGAAAAGTAACTCGGGCTCAGATTAAGGATATTGTAAAAATCAAATGGAAAGATCTAAACGCTTCGACCGAAGAGGCAGCAATGAGAATGATCGAGGGGACTGCAAGGAATATGGGAATAGAGGTTGTAGATTAGTGGATAATTTAATGGAGAATCAAAGATGGATGGGGAGGAGAAACTCATGGCGAAGAAAAGAAGCAAAAGATACCGGTTGGCTGCTGAAAAAGTCGAAAAGAATAGGATCTATTCTTTGCCTGAGGCATTAGAGCTATTACAGAACATGCCAAAAGCACGATTCGACGAATCAGTAGATGTGGCTTTTCATTTAGGGGTGGATCCTAAGCAAAGTGATCAGATGGTTCGTGGGACGGTGAGTCTACCACATGGATCAGGAAAATCAATGAAGATTGCTGTTTTTGCCAAGGGCAGTGCAGCTGAAAGTGCAAAAGAGGCAGGGGCGGATTATGTTGGTTATGAGGATTTGATAAAGAAAGTGCAGGAAGGATTTACTGATTTTGATGTGGCTATTGCGACACCCGATGCGATGCAAGAGGTTAGAAAACTTGGAAAAATTCTTGGACCTAGAGGGCTCATGCCGAATCCTAGAACGGGCACAGTCACAGAAGATGTTGTTGGAGCTATAAAGGAGTTTAGGAAGGGAAGAGTGGAATTTAAGGTGGACAAGACGGCTAACCTCCATGTAGTCGCTGG
Encoded proteins:
- the rplK gene encoding 50S ribosomal protein L11 codes for the protein MAKEVSAIVRLQIPAGQANPAPPVGPALGQHGVNIMAFCKEFNAATQKEAGNILPVVITIYKDKTFTFITKSPPASVLLKKAANIASGSKEPNRTKVGKVTRAQIKDIVKIKWKDLNASTEEAAMRMIEGTARNMGIEVVD
- a CDS encoding preprotein translocase subunit SecE, whose protein sequence is MAISWIEVVNIVVLFLSAALLVWLWKKKGTLIRAFIGEVIVELKKCTWPWDPKEKGIRKYKELIDSTLAVSIYSIILAAIVTSADFILVRVVHFIITLHF
- the rplA gene encoding 50S ribosomal protein L1, whose product is MAKKRSKRYRLAAEKVEKNRIYSLPEALELLQNMPKARFDESVDVAFHLGVDPKQSDQMVRGTVSLPHGSGKSMKIAVFAKGSAAESAKEAGADYVGYEDLIKKVQEGFTDFDVAIATPDAMQEVRKLGKILGPRGLMPNPRTGTVTEDVVGAIKEFRKGRVEFKVDKTANLHVVAGKASFSKEALEDNIKAIVEAVAKAKPHSSKGKYFQSMAISLSQSPSIHVDPYLVVK
- the tuf gene encoding elongation factor Tu, translating into MAKEAFLRKKPHINVGTIGHVDHGKTTLTSAITYVLAKKGLAQKMAYEQIDKAPEEKERGITINTAHVEYESDKRHYAHVDCPGHADYIKNMITGAAQMDGAILVVSAADGPMPQTREHILLARQVGVPYIVVFLNKVDMVDDKELLELVELEVRELLTQYGFPGDKIPIIKGSALKALEGDPEYEKSILELVEAMDNYIPIPERPKDQPFLMPIEDVFNIEGRGTVVTGRVERGTLKRMEEVEIVGLRPTIKTVVTDIEMFRKTLDTAEAGDNVGILLRGIKKDDVERGQVVAKPGTITPHHKFKAQVYVLKKEEGGRHTAFFNGYRPQFFFRTTDVTGTVTLKEGVEMVMPGDNVEFTVELISPIAMEKSMRFAIREGGKTVGAGVVTEIIE
- the nusG gene encoding transcription termination/antitermination protein NusG, encoding MKVEYSNAPIDEIAAKSQKMQWYALHVLSGQEEKVKKNLEKRIKTEEMQDLVGEVIIPVERVSEVRKGKRIEVNRKLYPGYVFIQIQLRDSSGKLIERCWYFIRDTPGVIGFADGENPLPMPKEQVEGMLRQVQERTESILPKTVFSVGDRVKVGDGPFLNSEGVVEEVDLERGKLRVSVNIFGRSTPVELEYWQVEKAT